From a single Rhinolophus ferrumequinum isolate MPI-CBG mRhiFer1 chromosome 15, mRhiFer1_v1.p, whole genome shotgun sequence genomic region:
- the LOC117035407 gene encoding LOW QUALITY PROTEIN: sialic acid-binding Ig-like lectin 5 (The sequence of the model RefSeq protein was modified relative to this genomic sequence to represent the inferred CDS: substituted 1 base at 1 genomic stop codon): MAEQGAARRSGSPGPPAGHVLRQSCKFLGPISSYQLTVQESVTVREGLCIYVPCNFSYPKEGWNDSDPTRGYWFRERASTDRDAPVATNKPGGEMQETRGRFHLLGDPQTYNCSLDIRDAQRRDTGTYFFRVERGPKVKYNYRWNQLSVNVTTLTQTPNIHFQGTLESGHPKNITCTVPWACERGKPPTFSWIGVNLTFLGPRISYSSVVTLTPGPQDHGTNLTCRVTLFSGVKTERTIRLNVSYAPQDLTITLFLSLSLEMKYTGNGSSLPVQEGDSLRLVCVADSNPSATLSXAQGSQTLSPSQPSDPGVLELPRVESVHEGEFICRAQHPRGSLSVSLHLSVHYPPQLLGPSCSWEEEGLHCSCSSRAQPAPSVRWQLGERLLEGDFSNTSFKVTSSSVGPWANSSLSLSEGLSSILKLRCEAQNKHGKQTVNILLLPGQRVWRTMPGEGGAPAWILEDIEWRRNRPD, encoded by the exons ATGGCTGAGCAGGGGGCTGCGCGCAGGTCAGGAAGCCCAGGACCACCTGCGGGCCATGTCCTG CGCCAAAGCTGCAAGTTCCTTGGGCCAATTTCAAGTTACCAGCTGACTGTGCAGGAGTCCGTGACTGTGCGGGAAGGTTTGTGCATCTACGTGCCCTGCAACTTCTCCTACCCCAAGGAAGGCTGGAATGACTCTGACCCGACGCGTGGCTACTGGTTCCGGGAAAGGGCCAGTACAGACCGAGATGCTCCTGTGGCCACAAACAAGCCAGGTGGTGAAATGCAGGAGACCCGGGGCCGATTCCACCTCCTCGGGGACCCCCAGACCTACAACTGCTCCCTGGACATCAGAGACGCACAGAGAAGGGACACAGGGACATACTTCTTTAGGGTGGAGAGAGGACCCAAAGTGAAATATAATTACAGATGGAACCAGCTGTCTGTGAATGTGACGA CTCTGACACAGACACCTAACATCCACTTCCAGGGGACCCTAGAATCTGGGCACCCTAAGAATATTACCTGTACTGTGCCATGGGCCTGTGAGAGAGGGAAACCCCCCACCTTCTCTTGGATTGGGGTCAACCTCACCTTCCTGGGTCCCAGGATTTCCTACTCTTCAGTGGTCACCCTCACACCAGGGCCCCAGGACCACGGCACCAACCTCACCTGTCGAGTGACATTATTCTCTGGTGTGAAGACGGAGAGGACCATCCGGCTCAACGTGTCCT ATGCACCCCAGGACCTGACCATCA ctctctttctctctctctctttagaaatgaaatacaCGGGGAACGGCTCCTCTCTTCCAGTCCAGGAAGGGGACTCTCTGCGCCTGGTCTGTGTCGCTGACAGCAACCCTTCTGCCACACTGAGCTAGGCCCAGGGGAGCCAGACCCTgagcccctcccagccctcagaCCCCGGGGTCCTGGAGCTGCCCCGGGTGGAGTCAGTGCATGAAGGTGAATTTATCTGCAGAGCTCAGCACCCACGGGGCTCCCTGAGcgtctccctccatctctctgtgCACT acCCCCCACAGCTGCTGGGACCCTCCTgctcctgggaggaggagggtctGCACTGCAGCTGCTCCTCCCGAGCCCAGCCAGCCCCCTCTGTGCGCTGGCAGCTGGGGGAGAGGCTGCTGGAGGGGGACTTCAGCAACACCTCCTTCAAGGTCACCTCCAGTTCAGTGGGGCCCTGGGCCAAcagctccctgagcctcagcGAGGGGCTCAGCTCCATCCTCAAGCTCAGATGTGAGGCTCAGAATAAGCATGGGAAACAGACAGTGAATATCCTGCTGCTGCCAGGTCAGAGGGTGTGGCGGACAATGCCCGGGGAAGGGGGCGCACCAGCCTGGATCCTAGAAGACATTGAGTGGAGGAGAAATAGGCCTGACTGA
- the LOC117035408 gene encoding myeloid cell surface antigen CD33-like, whose translation MGVRLSCLVSAGRLGPRRGVVQGAVGGAGVTALLALCLFFVVKIYGKKLTEKAESQDGVSQSHLNKSSSDSPSDHQPPAVATSTSENEEELHYASLSFHHQKPHNISSTEYSEIKI comes from the exons ATGGGAGTTCGCCTCAGCTGTCTTGTGTCTGCAGGGAGACTAGGACCCAGGAGAGGTGTGGTTCAGGGAGCTGTCGGGGGAGCTGGTGTCACAGCCTTGCTtgctctctgcctcttctttgt AGTGAAGATCTACGGGAAGAAATTGACAGAGAAGGCAGAGAGCCAGGATGGCGTCTCCCAG AGTCACCTGAATAAATCTTCATCAGACAGCCCCTCAGACCACCAGCCCCCAGCTGTGGCCACCTCCACCTCAGAGAACGAGGAGGAACTCCATTATGCTTCCCTTAGTTTCCACCATCAGAAGCCACACAACATCAGTTCCACCGAGTATTCTGAGATCAAGATCTGA